The stretch of DNA TTGCTATGCGAAAGGACTTGTACAACATCAAGACCAAACTCACTCTTGAAGATTTACGGTTAGATTGATGGGCAGGCTGTCCGGCGACAGGTTGCACGTCCCGAAACAAGGTTTAAGCTCCCAACGCGACGGGGGGTGTAAATGTCTCGCTTCCCTATCCATTAGCCACTGCGGGCGTTGGGCGAATAGTCCAAACAGTGCTTCCCTGTCCAGCGTTGGGCGGCAGGTTGCCAACTGCTTCGGTAGTTGTCGCTTTTGCGGTAACTTTACCGCATGGACTTGTACAATGACAACGAGCGGTTTATTTCCATTCTTTCTGATTACGGTTTTAAAGTAACTTTCGGCAATGAGTCCGATACGAGGTTTTTGCGTAGGGCGTTACAGGCTCTGATTCAGTCGCCGGCGACTATCACGCAGGTTGAGTTTATCGAAAGCGAGATTCCCGGACTGACCCGCGACAGTCGCAGTGGTGTTTACGACCTTGCCTGTGTGGATGAGCGGGGAAACCAGTTTATCGTTGAGATGCAGTTGAGCAAGTACCCCGACTTCATTCAACGCATGAAATTTTATTCGTTTTATCGGTTAAACACACTGGTTCGTAAAGGCAAATACAAGTTTGAGGGCTTACCAAGGATTTATTGTATTGGCATTTTGGCTTTCGATATTTTTCCCCACGTTGGCGATTATCATAACGTTGCGATGCTGAGAAACGAAAAAGGCGAACTGATTGACGACCAGACAACGTTTATTACGGTAGAACTGGCTAAATTCAAAAAGCGGTTAGCCAATGTACAAACCGACCTTGACAAACTGATTTATACGATGAAAGCGACCCACAAAGCAACCAAACCCAAACAGTTTCCGCAGTTCTGGAACGAGGAGTGGTTAGAAGCGGCCATCAAGGAGTTGGACACCAGACAGATGACGCCGGAAAAGCGAATGGCTTACGAGATGACGCTTTCAGCTAATGCACTGGCTGTTGAGAACGAAAACCGGAAAATTGAGGAAGCGGAAGAACGTAGAGAGAAACTTGTAAAAACTGAAACTGTCACAAAAGCCTTGAAACGCGGTAAGCTCACAATTGAGGAAATTGCCGAAGACAGTGGTGTTAGTGTCGATTTCGTTTTAGAAATTCAGCGCGGCCTTATCAAAAATTAGTAAGTCAGGTCTTCGGCAACAGGGTGCAGGCCGTAAGATCAAGGCTCGTACCACACCATCCTCCCGGCGCGTTGGATGCATCGGCTATAAGTGCTTCCCTGTCCAGTGTTTGGCGGCAGGTTGCCAGCCGCCCCGGTAGTTGTCGCTTTTGCGGTAATCTTACCGCATGGACTTGTACAATGACAACGAGCGGCAACGTAAAGTCAATAAAGCGTATATCGTAAACACAGACTAAAATCAGTATCTTGAAGCTTAAATGGCACAAAACCTGTTAACAGCCGATGAAAACCGTCCTACTTGCATTCTTAACGTTGTCGGCCTGTACAGGATGGGCGCAGACTATCGACAGCTCGAAAACTAAACCTGCTAATTCGCTCTCCAAGTATCAGGAGCCGAGCCGTTTTAGTCTTACACAGCCTACGGCCACCTCGGCAAGTCAGCCAGTTCCTGCGATCAAAACGACAACGCAAAGCCGCACTAAATCGACGTACATCTACGCGCAGGATAGCCCCCTCACCACGTCAAATTCCAGCTTACCGAGGGTATTACCGTGCCAAACACAGAGAGCTGATAGCTGCGGGTGGTAGTATTAACCCGCTGAAAATAAATCGAATACGCATTGCGCCGGGCATACACGTTGTAGAGCGAGACCGACCAGTTGCTGTATCGCCGTTGCCCCGGCGTGCGCCGACCGTCTTTGCTGAACGATACGTCTAAACGGTGGTAGTCGGGAATGCGGTCGGCGTTGCGCTGCGAATAATCGAGTACGACCACGCCGTTGAGTCGGTACGTACCGTCCGGGTACGTTGTCGGGCGTCCGC from Spirosoma montaniterrae encodes:
- a CDS encoding Rpn family recombination-promoting nuclease/putative transposase, which encodes MDLYNDNERFISILSDYGFKVTFGNESDTRFLRRALQALIQSPATITQVEFIESEIPGLTRDSRSGVYDLACVDERGNQFIVEMQLSKYPDFIQRMKFYSFYRLNTLVRKGKYKFEGLPRIYCIGILAFDIFPHVGDYHNVAMLRNEKGELIDDQTTFITVELAKFKKRLANVQTDLDKLIYTMKATHKATKPKQFPQFWNEEWLEAAIKELDTRQMTPEKRMAYEMTLSANALAVENENRKIEEAEERREKLVKTETVTKALKRGKLTIEEIAEDSGVSVDFVLEIQRGLIKN